A window from Hemibagrus wyckioides isolate EC202008001 linkage group LG17, SWU_Hwy_1.0, whole genome shotgun sequence encodes these proteins:
- the nek3 gene encoding serine/threonine-protein kinase Nek3 isoform X1, which yields MDQYTVLKVIGEGSFGRALLVQPNSDKVKWVMKEIRLPKAEGGVKSARTEAVLLSRMKHPNIVAFRESFEDDGHLYIVMEFCSGGDLLQRIQQQNGSLFPEDVILRWFSQMCLGTKHIHDKRVLHRDLKSKNIFLTDHSTIKLGDFGSACALNSAKGYAQTYVGTPYYVSPEIWDSQPYNNKSDIWSLGCVLYELCTLRHPFEARSWKSLILKVCRGSYMPLPSHLPYELHYLIKHMFKTNPRDRPSIHTILSSHRVSRLLHRHLPEEELSKKETKELKEKRVNQWRKEEGEKVAMFLGQKSLLNTTTSKDTSFRKSSENQRGNIAARKRWAKEPSNTVLQVFRNADIISSGDTATAQGSDSTKAEGFTEMKKQERRQWDTDPPERLLSLLEKAPLSAAFSTYVIHKHNQDAPDGPEEVHTDQDRLEPRSDDEDTDFEEDYHFDWQAELEKIFVENVH from the exons ATGGATCAGTACACAGTTCTTAAAGTCATCGGTGAAGGATCATTCGGGCGTGCTCTCTTGGTTCAGCCCAACAGTGACAAAGTGAAATGGGTTATGAAAGAAATACGACTGCCAAAG GCAGAGGGCGGAGTGAAGAGCGCGCGCACAGAGGCGGTGCTCCTGTCCAGAATGAAGCATCCAAACATTGTGGCTTTCAGAGAGTCATTTGAAG aTGACGGCCATCTGTACATTGTGATGGAGTTCTGTAGCGGAGGTGATCTCCTCCAAAGAATACAGCAGCAAAACGGCTCTCTGTTCCCTGAAGATGTG ATACTCAGATGGTTTTCACAGATGTGTCTGGGCACAAAGCACATTCATGATAAACGAGTGCTTCACAGAGACTTAAAATCAAAG aACATATTCCTGACAGACCACAGCACAATCAAACTGGGAGATTTTGGGTCAGCATGTGCTCTTAACAG TGCAAAAGGTTACGCCCAGACCTATGTTGGAACTCCATACTATGTGTCTCCAGAGATCTGGGACAGCCAACCATACAATAACAAGAG tgatatCTGGTCTTTAGGCTGTGTGCTCTATGAACTCTGCACTTTACGTCATCcg TTTGAAGCCCGTAGCTGGAAGAGTTTGATTTTAAAAGTGTGTCGTGGATCATATATGCCTTTGCCCAGCCACCTTCCCTATGAGCTTCACTACTTGATTAAACACATGTTTAAGACTAACCCGAGAGACAGGCCTTCCATACACACTATCCTTAGCTCTCACCGTGTGTCCAGACTGCTCCACAGGCACCTTCCTGAAGAG GAACTATCGAAGAAAGAAACCAAGGAACTGAAAGAGAAACGAGTAAATCAGTggagaaaagaagaaggagagaaagtGGCCATGTTTCTGGGTCAGAAGAGCTTATTAAACACTACAACATCTAAAG ACACTAGTTTCAGAAAATCATCCGAGAATCAGAGGGGTAACATAGCTGCCCGAAAGAGGTGGGCAAAAGAACCCTCCAATACAGTGCTGCAGGTCTTTAGGAATGCTGACATCATTTCCTCTGGTGACACGGCAACCGCACAGGGGTCTGACTCCACAAAAG CAGAGGGATTTACAGAAATGAAGAAACAGGAGAGAAGGCAATGGGACACGGATCCACCTGAAAGACTTTTGAGCCTCCTGGAGAAAGCGCCTCTAAGCGCAGCCTTCAGCACATACGTTATCCACAAGCACA ATCAAGATGCTCCAGATGGACCCGAAGAAGTTCATACTGACCAGGATAGGCTGGAACCCCGTTCAGACGACGAAGACAC TGATTTCGAAGAGGATTACCATTTTGATTGGCAAGCCGAGCTGGAGAAAATATTTGTTGAAAATGTACActaa
- the nek3 gene encoding serine/threonine-protein kinase Nek3 isoform X2 — protein MEFCSGGDLLQRIQQQNGSLFPEDVILRWFSQMCLGTKHIHDKRVLHRDLKSKNIFLTDHSTIKLGDFGSACALNSAKGYAQTYVGTPYYVSPEIWDSQPYNNKSDIWSLGCVLYELCTLRHPFEARSWKSLILKVCRGSYMPLPSHLPYELHYLIKHMFKTNPRDRPSIHTILSSHRVSRLLHRHLPEEELSKKETKELKEKRVNQWRKEEGEKVAMFLGQKSLLNTTTSKDTSFRKSSENQRGNIAARKRWAKEPSNTVLQVFRNADIISSGDTATAQGSDSTKAEGFTEMKKQERRQWDTDPPERLLSLLEKAPLSAAFSTYVIHKHNQDAPDGPEEVHTDQDRLEPRSDDEDTDFEEDYHFDWQAELEKIFVENVH, from the exons ATGGAGTTCTGTAGCGGAGGTGATCTCCTCCAAAGAATACAGCAGCAAAACGGCTCTCTGTTCCCTGAAGATGTG ATACTCAGATGGTTTTCACAGATGTGTCTGGGCACAAAGCACATTCATGATAAACGAGTGCTTCACAGAGACTTAAAATCAAAG aACATATTCCTGACAGACCACAGCACAATCAAACTGGGAGATTTTGGGTCAGCATGTGCTCTTAACAG TGCAAAAGGTTACGCCCAGACCTATGTTGGAACTCCATACTATGTGTCTCCAGAGATCTGGGACAGCCAACCATACAATAACAAGAG tgatatCTGGTCTTTAGGCTGTGTGCTCTATGAACTCTGCACTTTACGTCATCcg TTTGAAGCCCGTAGCTGGAAGAGTTTGATTTTAAAAGTGTGTCGTGGATCATATATGCCTTTGCCCAGCCACCTTCCCTATGAGCTTCACTACTTGATTAAACACATGTTTAAGACTAACCCGAGAGACAGGCCTTCCATACACACTATCCTTAGCTCTCACCGTGTGTCCAGACTGCTCCACAGGCACCTTCCTGAAGAG GAACTATCGAAGAAAGAAACCAAGGAACTGAAAGAGAAACGAGTAAATCAGTggagaaaagaagaaggagagaaagtGGCCATGTTTCTGGGTCAGAAGAGCTTATTAAACACTACAACATCTAAAG ACACTAGTTTCAGAAAATCATCCGAGAATCAGAGGGGTAACATAGCTGCCCGAAAGAGGTGGGCAAAAGAACCCTCCAATACAGTGCTGCAGGTCTTTAGGAATGCTGACATCATTTCCTCTGGTGACACGGCAACCGCACAGGGGTCTGACTCCACAAAAG CAGAGGGATTTACAGAAATGAAGAAACAGGAGAGAAGGCAATGGGACACGGATCCACCTGAAAGACTTTTGAGCCTCCTGGAGAAAGCGCCTCTAAGCGCAGCCTTCAGCACATACGTTATCCACAAGCACA ATCAAGATGCTCCAGATGGACCCGAAGAAGTTCATACTGACCAGGATAGGCTGGAACCCCGTTCAGACGACGAAGACAC TGATTTCGAAGAGGATTACCATTTTGATTGGCAAGCCGAGCTGGAGAAAATATTTGTTGAAAATGTACActaa